CTTCCGGACGGGCGGGCTCATCACGGGGATCATCGGTATTCTTATTCAGCCGTGGAAGCTGGTCGCCGATCCGAGCGGGTATATCTTCACGTGGCTCGTCGGTTACTCGGCGCTTCTCGGGCCGATCGGCGGAATCCTCATCTGCGATTATTTCGTCATACGGAGGATGCAATTACGGCCGCTCGATCTCTATCTGAATCCGGGCGCCTATACGTACCGCGGGGGTTACAATCCGGCTGCGATCGCGGCCCTTGTGCTCGGGGTGGCGCCGAGCGTGCCGGGATTCCTCGGGACGATCGGGGCGGCGCCGGCGGCTTCGGTCGGGCCGTTCTTCATGCACGTCTACAGCTATGCCTGGTTTGTGGGGTTCGGAATCGCATTCGCCGCCTATTACGGGTTCATGGGCAAAAGCCGGCGAGAGCTCGCAGCGTGAAGAGCTCTCTTCCTCTCTCCGGTATTCGCGTCCTTGATCTTACGCGGATTCTTTCAGGCCCCTTCTGCACCATGAAACTCGCCGACATGGGGGCAGACGTGGTCAAGATTGAGCAGCCGGGGCGCGGAGACGACTCCCGGGGTTGGGGTCCTCCTTTTGTTCACGGAGAGAGTGCTTATTTCCTGAGCGTGAATAGGAACAAACGGAGCCTCACGCTCAATTTGAAATCGGCACAGGGCAAGCGCGTATTGCAAGAGCTCATCGGACTCTGCGACGTGCTCGTTGAGAACTTTCGGGCGGGGGTCATGAAATCGCTTGGATTCGGATACCGGGATGTCCGGAGGATGAATCCGCGCATGATCTATTGTTCGATCTCGGGGTATGGCCAGAAGAGCAGCAAGAGCCACAAGCCGACCTACGACCTCATCATCCAGGGGGAATCAGGCCTGATGGATGTCACGGGATTCTCCAAAGGCCCGCCGCTGAAGGCCGGAATATCGCTCGCAGATGTGACCGCGGGAATGCTCGCGTTCGAAGGAATACTGCTGGCGCTGATCGATCGCGAATGGACCGAAAAGGGGCGCCATGTCGACATCAGCCTCCTCGACGGTCTTC
This region of Bacteroidota bacterium genomic DNA includes:
- a CDS encoding CoA transferase, producing MKSSLPLSGIRVLDLTRILSGPFCTMKLADMGADVVKIEQPGRGDDSRGWGPPFVHGESAYFLSVNRNKRSLTLNLKSAQGKRVLQELIGLCDVLVENFRAGVMKSLGFGYRDVRRMNPRMIYCSISGYGQKSSKSHKPTYDLIIQGESGLMDVTGFSKGPPLKAGISLADVTAGMLAFEGILLALIDREWTEKGRHVDISLLDGLLSLFAYQAQIALSTNDTVSRKGNRHPTITPYETFAAKDGYLNVAVGSESAWKSFCSAAGRKELASDPRFRTNAERVKHRAALERILVPLMKSRKVAEWIRRLERADVPAGRINSIRDALRLTVLRERKMLSTIPRAAGGALRMVGSPFSAAGWRSGADSPPPRLGQHTREILVDLGYTVSQIETFGRKGIV